One genomic segment of Zymoseptoria tritici IPO323 chromosome 5, whole genome shotgun sequence includes these proteins:
- the LAP gene encoding leucine aminopeptidase/pepditase M28/metalloprotease (secreted small (387aa) protease; contains the M28 domain. Theoretical pI: 5.50 Probably involved in pathogenesis) — protein sequence MKLLPALLASASVCSAISIPSWSDIVDTVQGQQPFAGPEKFLIELSETESRWVTEEEKWQLLREGKKFFDITDHSSALELGLPERARAVKSVKFPKKTAYNGTVSKLLENLEKKNMRKHLETFTSFHTRYYKSDYGRQSSEWLLAQVNQTLGDVGHVRHFEHPWGQNSIIATIPGKSNKTVVIGAHQDSINLFLPSIFAAPGADDDGSGTVTILEALRVILKDKDIAKGKADNTLEFHWYSAEEGGLLGSQAIFNSYASEGRDVKAMLQQDMTGYTHGTLEAGEPESVGVITDFVDPGLTTFIKEVVSTYCDIPYIETKCGYACSDHASASKAGYPSAFVIESDFKYSDKKIHTTEDKIEYLDFNHMLQHARLTTGLAYELAFAKFD from the exons ATGAAGCTTCTGCCCGCTCTTCTCGCATCGGCCTCGGTCTGCTCGGCCATCAGCATCCCAAGCTGGAGCGACATTGTCGATACCGTGCAAGGCCAACAGCCATTCGCCGGCCCCGAGAAATTCCTCATTGAGCTGTCCGAAACCGAAAGTCGATGGGTCACAGAAGAGGAGAAATGGCAGCTCTTGCGCGAAGGCAAGAAGTTCTTCGACATCACAGACCACTCCTCGGCGCTGGAGTTGGGCCTGCCGGAGAGGGCAAGAGCTGTCAAGTCGGTCAAATTCCCAAAGAAGACGGCGTACAACGGGACTGTCTCGAAGCTGTTGGAGAatctggagaagaagaatatgAGGAAACATCTGGAGACTTTCACATCGTTCCACACGAGATACTACAAGTCTG ATTATGGTAGACAGTCTTCGGAGTGGCTGCTGGCCCAGGTGAACCAGACTCTCGGAGATGTGGGCCATGTCCGTCATTTCGAACATCCCTGGGGACAGAACAGTATCATTGCCACCATCCCAGGAAAGAGCAACAAGACCGTGGTCATCGGTGCCCACCAGGACAGCATCAACCTATTTCTGCCATCCATCTTCGCGGCGCCAGGCGCGGATGACGATGGTTCGGGAACTGTGACTATTCTCGAAGCGCTTCGGGTGATTCTCAAGGACAAGGATATCGCCAAGGGTAAAGCCGACAACACCTTGGAGTTCCATTGGTATTCCGCCGAGGAGGGTGGTCTTCTAG GTTCTCAGGCCATTTTCAACTCTTATGCGAGTGAAGGCCGTGACGTCAAGGCTATGCTTCAGCAAGACATGACGG GATACACTCATGGCACGCTCGAAGCCGGCGAGCCCGAGTCCGTTGGAGTGATTACTGACTTT GTCGATCCCGGACTTACCACTTTCATCAAGGAAGTCGTGAGCACCTACTGCGACATTCCTTACATCGAAACCAAGTGCGGGTATGCGTGTTCCGATCACGCATCCGCCAGCAAGGCAGGCTACCCGTCGGCCTTCGTCATCGAGTCCGACTTCAAATACAGCGACAAAAAGATACACACTACTGAG GACAAAATTGAGTACTTGGACTTTAACCATATGCTGCAACACGCGCGACTCACGACAGGTCTTGCATACGAATTGGCATTTGCGAAGTTCGACTAA
- a CDS encoding cellobiohydrolase (Glycosyl hydrolase family 7), giving the protein MLRESLLAAIGLLDLARAQQIGTNTPEVNPSLPFSQCTSSGCTKVNTGVTLDANWRWLHTTTGYTNCYTGNTWDKSICTSSAVCGQQCAIDGADYANTYGIRTSGDALTLGFKTGNNLGSRTYLLNPAGNAYQMFKLKNREFSFDVDVSKLACGLNGALYFSEMPEKGAGAPGAKYGTGYCDAQCAQDLKFVNGVANNEGWVPSPTDQNSGAGKLGACCAEMDVWEANSISQAVTPHVCTGQGLTTCSSPSQCGSGTGNRYSGICDKDGCDSNPFRLGNTSFYGPGKTVNTNAKITVTTQFITSGNSDTGTLTEIRRIYKQNGKVIPNAASNIAGIDKTTSVNSKFCSQQKSVFGDPDDFAKKGGLAKMGDAMGRGMVLVMSLWTDNASSMLWLDGTFPVGGSGPGVVRGTCDATSGLPANVVAQHPDASVTFSNIKFGAIGST; this is encoded by the exons ATGCTTCGCGAAAGCCTCCTCGCTGCAATCGGCCTGCTCGACCTTGCTCGCGCACAGCAAATCGGCACCAACACGCCTGAGGTCAATCCCAGTCTGCCGTTTTCCCAATGCACATCGTCCGGCTGCACTAAGGTGAACACCGGTGTCACTCTCGATGCCAACTGGCGTTGGTTGCACACTACTACAGGCTATACCAACTGCTACACTGGCAACACTTGGGACAAGTCCATCTGCACTTCCTCCGCGGTTTGCGGTCAGCAGTGCGCCATCGACGGAGCAGACTACGCCAACACATATGGCATTCGTACCTCTGGCGATGCTTTGACTCTAGGCTTCAAGACTGGAAACAATCTCGGCAGTCGCACCTACTTGTTGAATCCAGCCGGCAATGCGTACCAGATGTTCAAGCTCAAAAACAGGGAGTTCAGCTTCGACGTGGATGTCTCCAAATTGGCTTGCGGGCTGAACGGAGCACTGTATTTCTCCGAGATGCCGGAGAAAGGCGCCGGCGCTCCTGGAGCAAA ATACGGCACCGGCTACTGCGACGCTCAATGCGCACAAGATCTGAAGTTTGTCAATGGAGTG GCCAACAATGAAGGCTGGGTGCCCTCTCCCACGGATCAAAATTCCGGCGCCGGAAAACTGGGCGCCTGCTGCGCGGAAATGGACGTTTGGGAGGCGAATTCGATCTCTCAGGCTGTCACTCCCCATGTTTGCACTGGTCAAGGCCTCACTACCTGCTCTTCTCCAAGCCAATGTGGTTCAGGCACTGGCAATCGC TACAGCGGAATCTGTGACAAAGACGGCTGCGACTCCAATCCCTTTCGCCTGGGAAACACCTCCTTCTACGGCCCCGGAAAGACCGTCAACACCAATGCCAAAATCACAGTCACGACCCAATTCATCACCTCTGGCAACAGCGACACCGGCACGCTCACCGAGATCCGCCGCATCTATAAGCAAAACGGCAAAGTCATTCCCAACGCCGCCTCCAACATCGCGGGCATCGACAAGACCACTAGCGTCAACAGCAAATTCTGCTCTCAGCAAAAGTCCGTCTTTGGAGACCCCGACGACTTCGCGAAGAAGGGTGGTTTGGCCAAGATGGGTGACGCCATGGGTCGTGGTATGGTCTTGGTCATGTCCCTCTGGACCGACAATGCGTCGAGTATGCTGTGGCTGGACGGCACATTTCCTGTTGGTGGCTCTGGTCCGGGTGTCGTTAGAGGGACTTGTGATGCTACCAGCGGCTTGCCGGCCAATGTCGTGGCTCAGCATCCCGACGCGAGCGTGACTTTTTCGAACATCAAGTTCGGAGCCATTGGGTCGACTTAG